In the Maribacter sp. MJ134 genome, one interval contains:
- a CDS encoding dihydrolipoamide acetyltransferase family protein produces the protein MSKFELKLPRMGESVAEATLTSWLKEVGDTIEMDEAIFEIATDKVDSEVPSEVDGVLVEKRFQVDDVIKVGDTVAVIELNDGAEAPQAPEAEKEEEEEALEEEMVAAAEQALSTAKDTVGNPTPDYASSERFYSPLVKNIAKEEGVSFSELESISGTGKDGRVTKNDILAYVQQKGKPEVTTSGPVPADTPPVQQEVRTVAMDTPKETAQKVTPVKVSGGDEVIAMSRMGKLIAKHMVDSVSTSAHVQSFIEVDVTNIVNWRNKMKVSFEKQEGEKLTFTPIFMEAIAKALKKYPMMNISVDGDSVIKKKNINIGMAAALPDGNLIVPVIKNADQLNLVGMAKVVNDLANRSRNNELKPDEVQDGTYTVTNVGTFGSVFGTPIINQPQVGIMALGAIRKIPAVIETSEGDFIGIRSKMYLSHSYDHRVVNGALGSMFAKAVADYLEAWDINREI, from the coding sequence ATGTCAAAATTTGAATTAAAACTACCACGGATGGGAGAAAGTGTTGCGGAAGCGACATTAACATCTTGGTTGAAGGAAGTTGGGGATACCATTGAAATGGATGAGGCAATTTTTGAGATTGCTACGGATAAGGTAGATAGTGAAGTCCCTAGTGAAGTAGACGGAGTTTTGGTAGAAAAGCGGTTTCAAGTTGATGATGTTATTAAGGTGGGTGATACTGTTGCTGTAATAGAATTAAACGATGGTGCAGAGGCTCCACAGGCTCCAGAAGCAGAAAAAGAGGAAGAGGAAGAGGCCTTGGAGGAAGAAATGGTCGCCGCGGCTGAGCAAGCTTTGTCCACGGCCAAGGACACGGTTGGTAATCCCACGCCAGATTACGCTAGTTCCGAGCGATTTTATTCGCCTTTAGTAAAGAATATTGCGAAGGAAGAAGGGGTATCTTTTTCGGAATTAGAGTCTATATCCGGTACCGGTAAGGACGGTAGGGTTACCAAGAACGATATTCTAGCCTACGTGCAGCAGAAAGGAAAACCGGAAGTAACCACCAGTGGGCCGGTACCGGCAGATACACCTCCTGTTCAACAAGAAGTACGGACGGTTGCCATGGATACACCCAAAGAAACGGCACAGAAAGTGACTCCTGTCAAAGTTTCAGGCGGGGACGAGGTTATAGCCATGTCCAGAATGGGTAAACTCATCGCTAAACATATGGTAGATAGTGTTTCTACTTCTGCCCATGTGCAAAGTTTTATAGAAGTAGATGTCACCAATATTGTCAACTGGAGAAACAAGATGAAAGTTTCGTTTGAGAAGCAAGAGGGTGAGAAACTGACCTTCACACCTATCTTCATGGAAGCTATCGCCAAAGCGTTAAAAAAATACCCCATGATGAACATCTCGGTGGACGGGGATAGTGTTATCAAAAAGAAAAATATAAACATAGGAATGGCCGCGGCGCTTCCGGACGGCAACCTCATCGTACCAGTGATTAAGAACGCAGACCAGTTAAATTTGGTGGGTATGGCAAAAGTGGTCAATGATTTGGCTAATCGTTCTAGAAATAATGAGCTTAAGCCAGACGAAGTTCAAGACGGTACCTACACCGTTACCAACGTAGGTACCTTTGGCAGTGTATTCGGCACTCCCATCATAAATCAGCCTCAGGTAGGAATCATGGCCTTAGGGGCCATTCGTAAGATTCCGGCTGTCATTGAGACCAGTGAAGGCGATTTTATTGGTATTCGAAGTAAAATGTACCTTTCCCATAGTTATGACCACAGAGTGGTAAATGGTGCTTTGGGCAGTATGTTCGCAAAGGCGGTTGCGGATTACCTGGAAGCCTGGGACATCAACCGGGAAATATAA
- a CDS encoding 3'-5' exonuclease, translating to MELKLTRPICFFDLETTGVNVAKDRIVEISILKVFPNGNKESKTWLVNPEMHIPEEVVAVHGISNEKVANEPTFKELSKDIYAMVKDCDLGGFNSDRFDIPLLAEEMLRADIDFDMKNTVSVDVQTIFHKMEKRTLEAAYKFYCDKDLTDAHSAEADTKATYEVLLSQLDRYPELENNIKKLSEFSRRKQSVDFAGFIALDKDGEEIFSFGKHKGKKVHDVLEKEPGYFGWILNADFPLYTKKILTQIKLSKFNNKLG from the coding sequence ATGGAGTTGAAACTCACAAGACCTATTTGTTTTTTTGATTTAGAGACCACAGGAGTAAACGTTGCAAAGGACCGCATCGTTGAGATTTCCATACTTAAGGTTTTTCCTAACGGAAATAAAGAAAGTAAGACTTGGTTGGTTAACCCTGAAATGCACATTCCCGAGGAGGTCGTTGCAGTACATGGTATTTCTAATGAGAAGGTAGCTAATGAACCTACTTTTAAAGAACTATCCAAAGATATTTACGCCATGGTAAAGGATTGCGATTTGGGTGGGTTTAACTCGGACCGTTTTGATATTCCCTTGTTGGCAGAGGAAATGCTCCGAGCCGATATCGATTTTGATATGAAAAATACCGTTTCGGTAGATGTGCAGACAATCTTTCACAAGATGGAAAAGCGAACCTTGGAAGCGGCATACAAATTCTACTGCGATAAGGACCTAACGGATGCGCATAGCGCTGAAGCGGATACCAAAGCTACCTATGAAGTGCTTCTTTCCCAATTGGATAGGTATCCTGAATTGGAAAACAACATCAAAAAACTCTCGGAGTTCTCAAGAAGAAAACAGTCCGTAGATTTTGCGGGTTTTATTGCCTTGGATAAGGATGGAGAAGAGATTTTCTCGTTCGGTAAACATAAAGGCAAAAAAGTACATGATGTCCTGGAAAAGGAACCTGGTTATTTTGGTTGGATTCTTAATGCTGATTTTCCGCTTTACACCAAAAAAATTCTTACCCAAATCAAATTAAGTAAATTCAATAATAAACTGGGCTAG
- a CDS encoding carboxypeptidase-like regulatory domain-containing protein: MRVLLLLLLCFNIGFAQDVLLEGHILDGKNNNPIPYANLSFLNTLKGTSSNEKGHFYIDVPESYVEKKVHISSLGYKDTILPAKIILDNKKILLQEDTYELDEVVVSKSLGDVIILNPVSSYDIKSGFSSSATPWVLATYFPNIGAAKKYIDKITIHVQNETRFKRTSSKFRLRIYDVDEVTKKPNRDLVLKSIILESTESEDFVSIDLSSIGIKVPQDGIYIGLEWLFLPFNWYANTFEHPISKKKITEDRFAPTFAAVYQKNQNYRTMVYGLGEWSDFSIKAPGNNQNLIPAITLKLSKEK; encoded by the coding sequence ATGAGAGTGCTCTTGCTGTTATTATTATGTTTTAATATTGGTTTTGCTCAAGATGTGCTGTTAGAGGGCCATATTTTAGATGGAAAGAATAATAACCCAATTCCGTACGCCAATCTTAGTTTTCTAAATACACTGAAAGGAACATCTAGCAATGAAAAAGGTCATTTTTACATTGACGTCCCCGAATCCTATGTAGAGAAAAAAGTACATATATCTTCTTTGGGATATAAGGATACTATTCTTCCTGCAAAAATTATTTTGGACAATAAAAAAATACTCCTGCAAGAAGATACTTATGAACTGGACGAGGTAGTTGTTTCTAAGAGTCTTGGAGACGTTATCATCCTGAACCCTGTTAGTTCTTATGATATCAAAAGCGGCTTTTCCTCTTCAGCTACACCTTGGGTCTTGGCTACCTATTTCCCGAATATTGGAGCTGCCAAGAAGTACATAGATAAGATTACCATACACGTGCAAAATGAAACGAGGTTTAAAAGAACCTCTTCAAAATTTAGGCTACGTATCTATGACGTAGATGAAGTGACTAAGAAGCCTAATAGGGATTTGGTGCTTAAAAGTATTATTCTGGAATCAACGGAATCTGAAGATTTCGTGTCAATAGATTTATCCAGTATCGGCATTAAAGTTCCTCAGGATGGCATTTACATAGGGCTAGAGTGGCTTTTTTTACCTTTTAATTGGTATGCCAATACTTTTGAACATCCCATATCAAAAAAGAAAATCACAGAAGACCGTTTTGCACCGACCTTTGCTGCGGTATATCAAAAAAACCAGAACTATAGAACTATGGTGTACGGGTTGGGAGAATGGTCGGACTTTAGTATTAAAGCTCCTGGCAATAACCAAAATCTAATACCTGCGATAACCCTTAAACTTTCAAAAGAAAAATAA
- a CDS encoding fumarylacetoacetate hydrolase family protein has product MKIICIGRNYTDHIEELKNERPSEPVVFIKPDSAVLPKEQDFYIPEFSNDVHYEVEVLVKIKKVGKHIDEKFANTYYDEIGLGIDFTARDLQSKLKEKGLPWEKAKGFDGAAVIGNWVPKTKFKDLNELNFKLLKNGEVVQSGNTNLMLWKIDEIIAYVSTFFMLKKGDVIFTGTPAGVGKVNANDYLTGSLENEELFTVKIK; this is encoded by the coding sequence ATGAAGATAATATGTATTGGCCGTAATTACACTGATCATATAGAGGAGTTAAAGAATGAACGACCATCGGAACCAGTGGTCTTTATAAAGCCAGATTCTGCAGTTTTGCCCAAAGAGCAGGATTTTTATATCCCGGAATTCTCGAACGATGTGCATTACGAGGTCGAGGTTTTGGTGAAGATTAAAAAAGTAGGAAAGCATATCGACGAGAAATTTGCGAATACCTACTATGATGAGATAGGTCTGGGAATAGATTTTACGGCGCGCGATTTACAGTCAAAATTAAAGGAGAAGGGACTGCCATGGGAAAAGGCCAAAGGGTTCGATGGGGCTGCCGTAATAGGGAATTGGGTTCCGAAAACCAAATTCAAAGACCTTAACGAGCTCAATTTTAAACTTTTAAAGAATGGGGAGGTAGTGCAGTCCGGAAATACCAATTTAATGCTTTGGAAGATTGATGAAATAATAGCCTATGTTTCTACGTTCTTTATGCTCAAAAAGGGAGATGTTATCTTCACTGGTACACCCGCCGGTGTTGGCAAAGTAAACGCAAATGATTACCTTACGGGTAGTTTGGAAAACGAGGAACTCTTCACAGTAAAAATAAAATAA
- a CDS encoding Hpt domain-containing protein, whose translation MIYNLDKLNEMADGDQDFINSVISVFLEEVPVDLEALEIALKERNHESVYQLAHKIKPNVDLLGMEQTRAAALEMETLGKQAANMEDIEKLLPSLKADIHQVIGELKTDFNL comes from the coding sequence ATGATTTATAATTTAGATAAGCTTAATGAAATGGCGGATGGTGACCAGGACTTCATTAATTCGGTCATTTCGGTATTTCTTGAAGAGGTTCCTGTAGATTTGGAAGCTTTGGAAATAGCGTTGAAAGAACGAAATCATGAAAGCGTTTATCAACTGGCACATAAGATAAAGCCAAATGTAGACTTACTGGGTATGGAGCAGACCCGAGCTGCTGCATTGGAGATGGAGACCTTGGGGAAACAAGCAGCAAATATGGAGGATATTGAAAAGCTGTTACCTTCGCTCAAAGCAGATATTCATCAAGTTATCGGTGAGCTTAAAACCGATTTTAACTTGTAA
- a CDS encoding competence/damage-inducible protein A produces the protein MLAEIITIGDEILIGQIVDTNSAFIAKELNKIGISVYQITSVQDDREHILQSLSDARSHADIVIVTGGLGPTKDDITKHTFCEFFDDTLVENAEVLAHVEELFAKHISTPISDLNRKQALVPSKSEVLKNSYGTAPGMWFYEENTAFISMPGVPFEMKNIMKDAVIPKLVSFYERPHIIHKTIITYGLGESAIAQRIEEWEEALPNFVKLAYLPNLGKVRLRLTAKGKVRKELQDAIDAASNTLYPLIDDILYGTEDEESIEAFVAKLLTSKNFTLATAESFTGGKIAEHITAIPGASAYFKGSIVSYATEAKINVLGVSKEDVAAYSVVSDQVAKAMAIGVKDLLKTDFAIATTGNAGPTKGDSSAAIGTVFIAIASPNGVFATQFNMGNHRERIVQKSVNKAFELLQKEILKM, from the coding sequence ATGCTTGCAGAAATTATCACCATTGGGGATGAGATTCTCATTGGTCAAATCGTAGATACCAATTCAGCGTTCATAGCTAAGGAGCTAAACAAAATAGGAATATCCGTATATCAGATTACCTCTGTGCAAGATGATAGGGAGCATATCCTGCAATCACTATCAGATGCCCGTTCCCACGCTGATATCGTTATAGTCACTGGTGGTCTAGGACCCACTAAGGACGATATTACCAAACATACCTTTTGTGAATTTTTTGATGATACCTTGGTAGAAAACGCTGAGGTATTGGCCCATGTAGAAGAACTTTTTGCAAAACACATCAGCACTCCTATTTCAGATTTGAACAGGAAACAAGCCTTAGTCCCCAGCAAGTCGGAAGTGCTTAAAAACAGCTATGGTACAGCACCCGGAATGTGGTTTTATGAAGAAAACACCGCATTTATTTCTATGCCGGGCGTACCTTTTGAGATGAAGAATATCATGAAGGACGCTGTTATCCCTAAATTGGTAAGCTTTTATGAAAGACCTCATATTATTCATAAGACGATAATTACCTATGGCTTGGGAGAAAGTGCCATAGCCCAAAGGATAGAGGAATGGGAAGAGGCATTGCCTAATTTCGTAAAACTAGCGTATTTGCCCAATCTCGGTAAAGTGCGCCTCAGGTTAACGGCAAAAGGAAAAGTCCGTAAAGAATTGCAGGATGCCATAGACGCAGCCTCAAATACATTGTACCCGTTAATTGACGATATTCTTTACGGTACCGAAGATGAGGAAAGTATAGAAGCCTTCGTTGCCAAATTACTAACGTCAAAGAATTTTACACTCGCTACGGCAGAAAGTTTTACAGGAGGTAAAATTGCCGAACATATTACGGCAATCCCCGGTGCGTCAGCCTATTTTAAAGGGAGTATAGTTAGTTATGCCACAGAAGCGAAAATTAATGTGCTCGGGGTATCAAAAGAGGATGTTGCCGCATACTCCGTGGTAAGTGACCAGGTTGCTAAAGCTATGGCCATTGGAGTTAAGGATTTGTTGAAAACAGATTTTGCCATTGCCACAACAGGCAACGCCGGACCCACCAAGGGAGACTCGTCCGCAGCTATAGGTACGGTCTTCATTGCCATCGCATCCCCGAACGGTGTTTTTGCAACGCAGTTCAACATGGGAAACCATAGAGAGCGTATCGTGCAAAAGTCTGTAAATAAGGCCTTTGAGTTGCTTCAAAAAGAAATTTTAAAAATGTGA
- the rpmB gene encoding 50S ribosomal protein L28 produces the protein MSKVCEITGKRAMFGNNVSFSINKTRRRFDVNLSKKRFYIPEEDRWITLKVSARALKSINKKGISAVLKEAKAKGLVK, from the coding sequence ATGTCAAAAGTTTGTGAAATTACGGGAAAAAGAGCGATGTTCGGTAACAACGTATCCTTCTCTATCAATAAGACAAGAAGAAGATTTGACGTAAATCTTTCTAAAAAGAGATTTTACATTCCAGAGGAAGACCGTTGGATAACTTTAAAAGTCTCTGCAAGAGCTTTAAAAAGTATCAACAAGAAAGGAATCTCTGCTGTGTTGAAAGAAGCAAAAGCTAAAGGGTTAGTAAAGTAA
- the rpmG gene encoding 50S ribosomal protein L33: MAKKGNRIQVILECTEHKESGQPGTSRYITTKNKKNTPERMEIKKFNPILKRMTVHKEIK; the protein is encoded by the coding sequence ATGGCAAAGAAAGGCAACAGAATTCAAGTAATTTTAGAATGTACCGAGCATAAAGAGTCGGGACAACCTGGAACTTCCAGATATATTACTACGAAGAATAAGAAGAATACTCCAGAAAGGATGGAAATTAAAAAATTCAATCCTATCTTGAAGCGAATGACAGTTCATAAAGAAATTAAATAA
- a CDS encoding DUF4295 domain-containing protein → MAKKTVASLQTSSKRLTKAIKMVKSPKTGAYVFVESVMPPEMVNEWIAKK, encoded by the coding sequence ATGGCAAAGAAGACGGTAGCAAGTTTACAGACCAGCTCAAAAAGACTAACAAAAGCAATCAAAATGGTAAAGTCACCAAAAACTGGTGCTTACGTTTTTGTAGAATCGGTCATGCCTCCAGAAATGGTAAATGAGTGGATTGCTAAAAAATAA
- the ftsY gene encoding signal recognition particle-docking protein FtsY, whose product MSLFKKIFSKDKKETLDKGLEKTKTSFFSKLGKAVAGKSKVDDDVLDNLEEVLVSSDVGVDTTLKIIERIEARVAKDKYMGTDELNDILREEIAGLLSETNTVEDAGIHIPKDKKPYVIMVVGVNGVGKTTTIGKLAHQFKNQGLKVVLGAADTFRAAAIDQLQVWADRVDVPIVKQQMGSDPASVAFDTLSSAVTQDADVVIIDTAGRLHNKVNLMNELTKVKRVMQKVVENTPHEVLLVLDGSTGQNAFEQAKQFTKATEVTALAVTKLDGTAKGGVVIGISDQFQIPVRYIGVGEGIEDLQVFNKHEFVDSFFNMKH is encoded by the coding sequence ATGAGTTTATTTAAAAAGATATTTTCAAAAGATAAAAAAGAGACCTTGGATAAGGGTTTGGAAAAGACGAAAACAAGTTTTTTTTCCAAGCTTGGAAAAGCGGTTGCAGGCAAGTCCAAAGTAGATGATGACGTATTGGATAATTTAGAGGAAGTCCTGGTCTCCTCCGATGTTGGTGTAGACACCACGCTAAAGATTATTGAACGCATTGAGGCGCGGGTAGCTAAGGATAAATATATGGGTACGGATGAGCTCAATGATATTTTGCGTGAAGAAATAGCAGGGCTATTATCCGAAACAAATACCGTGGAAGATGCGGGAATCCATATTCCAAAGGATAAAAAACCCTACGTGATTATGGTGGTCGGTGTTAATGGAGTCGGTAAAACCACTACTATAGGTAAATTGGCCCATCAATTTAAAAATCAAGGTTTAAAAGTAGTTCTAGGTGCTGCGGACACATTTAGGGCGGCAGCTATAGACCAACTACAAGTATGGGCAGATAGGGTAGACGTACCCATTGTAAAGCAACAAATGGGAAGCGACCCGGCCTCCGTTGCTTTTGACACCCTTAGCTCTGCCGTTACTCAAGATGCGGACGTGGTTATCATTGATACCGCCGGGAGATTGCACAATAAGGTGAACCTTATGAATGAGCTCACTAAGGTGAAACGAGTAATGCAGAAAGTTGTGGAAAATACGCCCCATGAAGTTTTATTGGTCTTAGATGGGTCAACAGGACAAAATGCATTTGAACAGGCCAAACAGTTTACCAAAGCCACGGAAGTGACTGCCCTGGCCGTTACAAAATTGGACGGTACTGCAAAGGGAGGTGTAGTCATTGGAATTTCCGACCAATTCCAAATTCCCGTGAGGTATATAGGGGTCGGAGAAGGAATTGAAGATCTTCAGGTTTTCAATAAGCATGAATTCGTAGATTCTTTTTTTAATATGAAGCATTGA
- a CDS encoding DUF2911 domain-containing protein, with protein MKKIAFFILVVCFYHGFSQINHPKASPLSKIEQTVGLSKITITYSRPAAHGRTIFGNRADGQPALVPYGRIWRVGANESTKITFDSDVNILGNSLSKGTYALYAFPEANEWQLVFHNNTTHWGDGRTAYNPEEDALRVIVHPKQTLNYQENFLIYFDDITHHTATLNLLWAGTEVSLPMTFNTQGLMEAQIEDKLKGSPTAQTYYEIARYYQEQDSNLPQALTYLNKAIELGGDTYYFHRVKSLVQAKLGDYKGAIQSAEKSLEIAKSLGKDEFVRMNRKNSIDWNEKLKQKN; from the coding sequence TTGAAAAAAATAGCCTTTTTTATTCTAGTTGTTTGTTTTTATCACGGTTTCTCCCAAATAAACCATCCTAAGGCTAGTCCCTTATCCAAAATAGAGCAGACCGTAGGACTCTCTAAAATCACCATAACGTATTCAAGGCCCGCTGCTCACGGCAGAACTATATTTGGAAATAGGGCAGATGGCCAACCCGCTTTGGTGCCTTATGGCCGTATTTGGCGAGTGGGCGCCAACGAATCGACCAAAATAACCTTCGATTCAGATGTGAATATTCTAGGGAATTCCCTTTCAAAAGGCACGTATGCCCTTTATGCATTTCCTGAGGCGAACGAGTGGCAGCTTGTTTTTCATAACAATACAACGCATTGGGGAGACGGTAGAACAGCCTACAATCCTGAGGAAGATGCCCTTAGGGTCATAGTACACCCCAAACAAACCTTGAATTATCAAGAGAATTTTTTGATATACTTTGATGACATTACACACCATACGGCTACACTAAACCTACTTTGGGCCGGCACCGAAGTAAGTCTGCCAATGACCTTCAATACCCAAGGGTTGATGGAAGCGCAGATAGAGGATAAATTGAAAGGCAGTCCAACCGCACAGACCTATTATGAAATTGCCAGGTATTATCAAGAGCAGGATAGCAACCTACCACAAGCATTAACGTATTTGAACAAGGCAATTGAACTTGGTGGGGATACCTACTATTTTCATAGGGTCAAATCTTTGGTTCAAGCAAAATTGGGAGATTACAAGGGGGCCATACAATCAGCCGAAAAATCGCTCGAAATTGCTAAAAGTTTAGGAAAAGACGAGTTCGTTCGTATGAACCGGAAGAATAGTATTGATTGGAACGAAAAACTAAAACAAAAAAACTGA
- a CDS encoding amidase family protein, whose translation MKKALLVLLVGLLFSCKDSAKVDEKQQRIWEPYNDSLEVASNADHEKGRMRYKLIQSKVLDKNDVFLPLYDEVSKMTEKEYEFLKPLILEQNIFSIRKSIEGDLLTYEKLVLFYLYRIYKYELDNTTTLNTVIALNKDVIKQARALDEMMAKGTAPGARHPIYGMPILLKDNINTAGMRTTAGAIALMDNETEDAFIVQQLKKNGALILGKVNLSEWAYFLCSGCPVGYSAVGGQTLNPYGRRIFETGGSSSGSGTAIAANYAVAAVGTETSGSILSPSSQNSVVGLKPTIGLLSRTGIVPISSTLDTPGPMTKNTIDNGILLDAMTGFDEGDPKSTKEEYPGIISAGLHPTAFKNMRLGAFSSLMESDSMYSATIEKLRTLGATVIAFTPPEVNMDGFLSILNLDMKNDLPAYLAKHTNSEHVQIASIADAVAFNKEDTLTRIPYGQALFEGILTDSTTAQGLTDIKKRLENSGRTFFDTALEQHNLDAILSINNYHAGYAAVAKYPALTVPMGYKNSGEPISLTFIGKPYKEAALLRLGAAYEKEFPNRKMPEGYE comes from the coding sequence ATGAAAAAGGCATTGCTAGTACTTCTTGTTGGACTACTATTTTCTTGTAAGGATAGCGCTAAGGTTGATGAGAAGCAACAACGTATTTGGGAACCCTATAACGATTCTCTTGAGGTCGCGTCCAATGCAGATCACGAAAAGGGAAGAATGCGTTATAAATTGATTCAGTCCAAAGTTTTGGATAAAAATGATGTGTTTCTTCCGTTGTATGATGAAGTTTCCAAAATGACCGAGAAGGAGTATGAATTCCTGAAGCCCTTGATATTGGAGCAAAATATTTTTTCGATTCGGAAAAGTATAGAAGGTGATCTCCTCACCTACGAAAAGTTGGTATTATTTTATTTATATCGCATCTACAAGTACGAGTTGGATAATACTACGACCTTGAATACGGTCATTGCGCTCAACAAAGATGTAATAAAGCAAGCACGAGCATTGGACGAAATGATGGCAAAAGGTACCGCTCCCGGTGCGCGGCACCCCATCTACGGTATGCCCATTTTGTTGAAGGACAATATAAATACGGCAGGTATGCGAACCACTGCTGGGGCTATTGCTTTGATGGATAATGAAACGGAAGATGCTTTCATCGTACAGCAATTAAAAAAGAACGGCGCGTTGATTTTGGGAAAGGTAAACCTAAGTGAGTGGGCCTATTTTTTGTGTTCCGGTTGTCCGGTAGGGTATAGTGCGGTCGGGGGTCAAACGTTAAACCCCTATGGAAGGCGCATCTTTGAAACAGGCGGTTCCAGTTCCGGAAGTGGTACGGCGATAGCTGCGAATTATGCAGTAGCTGCGGTGGGAACAGAGACCTCGGGCTCGATATTATCTCCAAGTAGTCAGAATTCCGTAGTAGGGCTAAAACCGACTATAGGACTGTTAAGCAGAACGGGTATTGTCCCTATCTCCAGCACCTTGGATACTCCCGGTCCCATGACTAAGAATACCATAGACAATGGTATATTGTTGGACGCCATGACCGGTTTTGACGAGGGCGACCCAAAATCTACTAAAGAGGAATATCCGGGAATTATTTCTGCAGGGCTACATCCTACCGCTTTTAAGAATATGCGCTTGGGTGCTTTTTCTTCCCTAATGGAAAGTGATTCTATGTACAGTGCCACCATTGAAAAATTAAGAACTTTAGGAGCAACGGTCATTGCGTTTACTCCGCCGGAGGTTAACATGGATGGCTTTTTAAGTATTCTGAATTTGGATATGAAGAACGATTTGCCTGCCTATTTAGCAAAACACACAAATTCCGAACACGTACAGATTGCATCCATTGCCGATGCCGTTGCCTTTAATAAGGAAGATACCTTGACTAGAATACCTTACGGACAGGCTTTGTTCGAAGGAATTTTGACCGATTCTACCACCGCACAGGGTTTAACCGACATAAAAAAAAGATTGGAAAATTCTGGACGCACTTTTTTTGATACTGCCCTTGAACAACACAATCTGGATGCTATTCTGTCCATAAATAACTATCACGCGGGCTATGCGGCCGTGGCAAAATATCCTGCGCTAACAGTTCCTATGGGATACAAAAACTCCGGTGAGCCCATAAGCTTAACATTTATAGGAAAGCCTTATAAGGAAGCAGCCTTATTGCGATTGGGCGCTGCCTACGAAAAAGAATTCCCTAATAGGAAAATGCCGGAAGGCTATGAATAA